In a single window of the Metopolophium dirhodum isolate CAU chromosome 2, ASM1992520v1, whole genome shotgun sequence genome:
- the LOC132939535 gene encoding ubiquitin carboxyl-terminal hydrolase 5-like isoform X1: protein MDSDFALAAKQILENCEANVPREHDRVYKDECLYSFDSPDFEGGLFICLKTFAGFGYDHVERHHRKTGCSVFLHMLRHKIEVETKMTQVGDAPTERKVTRLAIGVDGGFDPDAENKKYKTIEEYSIVILPSFKSFPFETSELPQKVIDSIKGIIEAKSANYLDELQSMSSTWDGEVRQKTRYADIEQLNNGKIITPNGWKCDYEDCEKVDNLWLNLTDGSIYCGRKFFDGSGGNGHATLHYEETQYPLAVKLGTITKDGKGDVYSYPEDDMVENPNLIKHLSHFGINISSLEKTEKSMVELELALNQKVGEWATLQESGSDLKPIFGPGYTGIHNLGNSCYMNSIIQVLFSIPDFADKYFLGSKDIYEMCQTNPTENFDVQMAKVAHGLWSGKYSTPPTEVVEGKKYWHHGIRPTTFKSLIGKGHPEFASKKQQDAQEFFLYFLSLIGRYCQRSQNPVECFKFSIEERFQCSISGEVDYSYRPEYCLPLSISLDDIVNKAEVEAFKQKQAENDNKDVSEVVRPKLKFASCLNSFAQPEVIEEFFNTTLDQRTTAEKITRFATFPDYLMIHLKKFTLRQDWTPIKLDVSVEMPEDMDIEYLRGHGAQKGENLMVDTIEPPPVFVYDENIMSELTNMGFPPDACKRAMYFTRNKSLNDATNWLMEHISDNDFSEPFEIPGTKINTEFLPNEEAAAMIMSMGFERNHVIAALKATENNLDRALDWVMSHGPEEILSTEETAKSKIYKPRDGKGIYKLFAFISHMGSSSTVGHYVCHIKKEGRWVIYNDEKVAVSQNPPTDLGYLYVYKRMSNDQVM from the exons ATGGACAGCGATTTTGCTTTAGCTGCTAAGCAAATATTAGAAAACTGTGAAGCAAACGTTCCCCGAGAACACGATCGTGTCTATAAAGACGAATGTCTTTATTCATTTGATTCTCCA gATTTTGAGGGTGgcctttttatttgtttaaaaacatttgcTGGGTTTGGGTATGATCATGTTGAACGTCATCATAGAAAAACTGGATGTTCAGTGTTTTTACATATGCTTCGACACAAAATAGAG gttGAAACCAAAATGACACAGGTAGGTGATGCTCCAACTGAACGGAAAGTTACTAGACTTGCTATTGGCGTAGATGGTGGATTTGATCCAGATgctgaaaataaaaagtataaaacaatagAAGAATATTCTATAGTTATATTACCATCGTTTAAATCCTTTCCATTTGAAACAAGTGAATTACCACAGAAA GTTATTGATTCTATAAAAGGTATTATTGAAGCTAAATCTGCTAATTATTTAGATGAATTACAAAGTATGTCTAGCACTTGGGATGGTGAAGTTCGACAAAAAACTAG ATATGCTGATATAGAACAGTTAAATAACGGGAAAATAATTACTCCAAATGGTTGGAAGTGTGATTATGAAGATTGTGAGAAAGTCGATAATCTATGGCTTAATTTAACTGATGGTTCAATTTATTGTGGTCGGAAGTTTTTCGATGGATCCGGGGGAAATGGACATGCTACTCTTCATTATGAAGAAACTC aatatccTTTGGCTGTTAAACTTGGTACTATTACAAAAGATGGTAAAGGAGATGTATACAGTTATCCAGAAGATGATATGGTAGAAAATCCAAATCTAATCAAACATCTCTCACattttggtattaatatttcttctttggaaaag acTGAAAAATCAATGGTAGAATTAGAATTAGCTTTAAACCAAAAGGTTGGTGAATGGGCAACATTACAAGAGAGTGGAAGTgatttaaaaccaatttttggTCCTGGTTACACAGGTATTCACAATTTGGGAAATTCTTGTTACATGAATAGTATCAtacaagttttattttctattccgGATTTTGCCGATAA gtactttttagGCTCAAAAGATATATATGAAATGTGCCAAACCAACCCCACAGAAAATtttgatgtacaaat ggCAAAAGTAGCCCATGGTCTATGGTCAGGAAAATATTCAACGCCACCTACAGAAGTTGttgaaggaaaaaaatattggcATCATGGTATTAGACCAACTACTTTCAAATCGTTGATCGGTAAAGGACATCCCGAGTTTGCTTCAAAGAAACAGCAAGATgcacaagaattttttttgtatttcttgtCATTGATAggg CGCTATTGTCAACGTTCTCAAAACCCAGTAGAATGTTTCAAATTTAGTATTGAAGAACGTTTTCAATGTTCAATTTCAGGAGAAGTTGATTACAGCTATAGACCAGAATACTGTTTGCCATTGTCCATTTCACTTGACGATATTGTTAACAAAGCCGAAGTCGAAGCTTTTAAGCAAAAACAAGCTGAGAACGATAACAAaga cgTAAGTGAAGTAGTTCGGCCAAAATTGAAATTTGCTTCTTGTTTAAATTCTTTTGCCCAGCCAGAAGTCATTGAAGAATTCTTCAATACTACATTGGACCAGAGAACTACTGCAGAAAA GATTACAAGATTTGCTACTTTTCCTGATTACCTcatgatacatttaaaaaaatttacacttcGTCAAGATTGGACTCCTATCAAGTTGGATGTATCTGTTGAAATGCCTGAGGATATGGACATAGAATATCTAAGAGGACATGGTGCACAAAAGGGGGAAAACCTCATGGTAGATACTATAG aaCCTCCACCAGTGTTTGTgtacgatgaaaatattatgtctgaATTAACAAATATGGGATTTCCTCCAGATGCATGCAAGCGTGCAATGTATTTCACAAGAAATAAAAGTCTCAACGATGCTACAAATTGGCTTATGGAACATATATCAGATAATGATTTCTCAGAACCCTTTGAAATACCAGgaacaaaaattaatacag AATTTTTGCCTAATGAAGAAGCAGCTGCTATGATAATGTCAATGGGTTTTGAACGAAACCATGTAATTGCTGCTTTGAAAGCCACTGAAAACAATCTAGATCGTGCTCTTGACTGGGTAATGAGTCATGGACCAGAAGAGATACTCTCAACGGAAGAAACagcaaaaagtaaaatttataaacCCAGAGATGGAAAAGGAA tatatAAGTTGTTTGCATTTATATCTCACATGGGCAGTTCTTCCACAGTTGGACATTATGTTTGCCATATAAAAAAGGAAGGACGTTGGGTAATATACAATGATGAAAAAGTAGCAGTTTCTCAAAATCCTCCAACTGACTTAGGTtacttatatgtttataaaagaaTGTCTAATGATCAGGTTATgtga
- the LOC132939535 gene encoding ubiquitin carboxyl-terminal hydrolase 5-like isoform X2 gives MDSDFALAAKQILENCEANVPREHDRVYKDECLYSFDSPDFEGGLFICLKTFAGFGYDHVERHHRKTGCSVFLHMLRHKIEVGDAPTERKVTRLAIGVDGGFDPDAENKKYKTIEEYSIVILPSFKSFPFETSELPQKVIDSIKGIIEAKSANYLDELQSMSSTWDGEVRQKTRYADIEQLNNGKIITPNGWKCDYEDCEKVDNLWLNLTDGSIYCGRKFFDGSGGNGHATLHYEETQYPLAVKLGTITKDGKGDVYSYPEDDMVENPNLIKHLSHFGINISSLEKTEKSMVELELALNQKVGEWATLQESGSDLKPIFGPGYTGIHNLGNSCYMNSIIQVLFSIPDFADKYFLGSKDIYEMCQTNPTENFDVQMAKVAHGLWSGKYSTPPTEVVEGKKYWHHGIRPTTFKSLIGKGHPEFASKKQQDAQEFFLYFLSLIGRYCQRSQNPVECFKFSIEERFQCSISGEVDYSYRPEYCLPLSISLDDIVNKAEVEAFKQKQAENDNKDVSEVVRPKLKFASCLNSFAQPEVIEEFFNTTLDQRTTAEKITRFATFPDYLMIHLKKFTLRQDWTPIKLDVSVEMPEDMDIEYLRGHGAQKGENLMVDTIEPPPVFVYDENIMSELTNMGFPPDACKRAMYFTRNKSLNDATNWLMEHISDNDFSEPFEIPGTKINTEFLPNEEAAAMIMSMGFERNHVIAALKATENNLDRALDWVMSHGPEEILSTEETAKSKIYKPRDGKGIYKLFAFISHMGSSSTVGHYVCHIKKEGRWVIYNDEKVAVSQNPPTDLGYLYVYKRMSNDQVM, from the exons ATGGACAGCGATTTTGCTTTAGCTGCTAAGCAAATATTAGAAAACTGTGAAGCAAACGTTCCCCGAGAACACGATCGTGTCTATAAAGACGAATGTCTTTATTCATTTGATTCTCCA gATTTTGAGGGTGgcctttttatttgtttaaaaacatttgcTGGGTTTGGGTATGATCATGTTGAACGTCATCATAGAAAAACTGGATGTTCAGTGTTTTTACATATGCTTCGACACAAAATAGAG GTAGGTGATGCTCCAACTGAACGGAAAGTTACTAGACTTGCTATTGGCGTAGATGGTGGATTTGATCCAGATgctgaaaataaaaagtataaaacaatagAAGAATATTCTATAGTTATATTACCATCGTTTAAATCCTTTCCATTTGAAACAAGTGAATTACCACAGAAA GTTATTGATTCTATAAAAGGTATTATTGAAGCTAAATCTGCTAATTATTTAGATGAATTACAAAGTATGTCTAGCACTTGGGATGGTGAAGTTCGACAAAAAACTAG ATATGCTGATATAGAACAGTTAAATAACGGGAAAATAATTACTCCAAATGGTTGGAAGTGTGATTATGAAGATTGTGAGAAAGTCGATAATCTATGGCTTAATTTAACTGATGGTTCAATTTATTGTGGTCGGAAGTTTTTCGATGGATCCGGGGGAAATGGACATGCTACTCTTCATTATGAAGAAACTC aatatccTTTGGCTGTTAAACTTGGTACTATTACAAAAGATGGTAAAGGAGATGTATACAGTTATCCAGAAGATGATATGGTAGAAAATCCAAATCTAATCAAACATCTCTCACattttggtattaatatttcttctttggaaaag acTGAAAAATCAATGGTAGAATTAGAATTAGCTTTAAACCAAAAGGTTGGTGAATGGGCAACATTACAAGAGAGTGGAAGTgatttaaaaccaatttttggTCCTGGTTACACAGGTATTCACAATTTGGGAAATTCTTGTTACATGAATAGTATCAtacaagttttattttctattccgGATTTTGCCGATAA gtactttttagGCTCAAAAGATATATATGAAATGTGCCAAACCAACCCCACAGAAAATtttgatgtacaaat ggCAAAAGTAGCCCATGGTCTATGGTCAGGAAAATATTCAACGCCACCTACAGAAGTTGttgaaggaaaaaaatattggcATCATGGTATTAGACCAACTACTTTCAAATCGTTGATCGGTAAAGGACATCCCGAGTTTGCTTCAAAGAAACAGCAAGATgcacaagaattttttttgtatttcttgtCATTGATAggg CGCTATTGTCAACGTTCTCAAAACCCAGTAGAATGTTTCAAATTTAGTATTGAAGAACGTTTTCAATGTTCAATTTCAGGAGAAGTTGATTACAGCTATAGACCAGAATACTGTTTGCCATTGTCCATTTCACTTGACGATATTGTTAACAAAGCCGAAGTCGAAGCTTTTAAGCAAAAACAAGCTGAGAACGATAACAAaga cgTAAGTGAAGTAGTTCGGCCAAAATTGAAATTTGCTTCTTGTTTAAATTCTTTTGCCCAGCCAGAAGTCATTGAAGAATTCTTCAATACTACATTGGACCAGAGAACTACTGCAGAAAA GATTACAAGATTTGCTACTTTTCCTGATTACCTcatgatacatttaaaaaaatttacacttcGTCAAGATTGGACTCCTATCAAGTTGGATGTATCTGTTGAAATGCCTGAGGATATGGACATAGAATATCTAAGAGGACATGGTGCACAAAAGGGGGAAAACCTCATGGTAGATACTATAG aaCCTCCACCAGTGTTTGTgtacgatgaaaatattatgtctgaATTAACAAATATGGGATTTCCTCCAGATGCATGCAAGCGTGCAATGTATTTCACAAGAAATAAAAGTCTCAACGATGCTACAAATTGGCTTATGGAACATATATCAGATAATGATTTCTCAGAACCCTTTGAAATACCAGgaacaaaaattaatacag AATTTTTGCCTAATGAAGAAGCAGCTGCTATGATAATGTCAATGGGTTTTGAACGAAACCATGTAATTGCTGCTTTGAAAGCCACTGAAAACAATCTAGATCGTGCTCTTGACTGGGTAATGAGTCATGGACCAGAAGAGATACTCTCAACGGAAGAAACagcaaaaagtaaaatttataaacCCAGAGATGGAAAAGGAA tatatAAGTTGTTTGCATTTATATCTCACATGGGCAGTTCTTCCACAGTTGGACATTATGTTTGCCATATAAAAAAGGAAGGACGTTGGGTAATATACAATGATGAAAAAGTAGCAGTTTCTCAAAATCCTCCAACTGACTTAGGTtacttatatgtttataaaagaaTGTCTAATGATCAGGTTATgtga